The following coding sequences lie in one Meles meles chromosome X, mMelMel3.1 paternal haplotype, whole genome shotgun sequence genomic window:
- the MID1IP1 gene encoding mid1-interacting protein 1 encodes MMQICDTYNQKHSLFNAMNRFIGAVNNMDQTVMVPSLLRDVPLAEPGLDNDVGVEVGGSGGCLEERTPPAPGPGSANGSFFAPSRDMYSHYMLLKSIRNDIEWGVLHQPPPPAGSEEGNAWKSKDILVDLSHLEGAEAGEEDLEQQFHYHLRGLHTVLSKLTRKANILTNRYKQEIGFSNWGH; translated from the coding sequence ATGATGCAGATCTGCGACACCTACAACCAGAAGCACTCGCTCTTTAACGCCATGAACCGCTTCATCGGCGCGGTGAACAACATGGACCAGACGGTGATGGTGCCCAGCCTGCTACGCGACGTGCCCCTGGCTGAGCCCGGGCTGGATAACGACGTTGGCGTGGAGGTGGGCGGCAGTGGCGGCTGCCTGGAGGAGCGCacgcccccggcccccggcccggGCAGCGCCAACGGCAGCTTTTTCGCGCCCTCCCGGGACATGTACAGCCACTACATGCTGCTCAAGTCCATCCGCAACGACATCGAGTGGGGGGTCCTGCAccagccgccgccgcccgcgggGAGCGAGGAGGGCAACGCCTGGAAGTCCAAGGACATCCTGGTGGACCTGAGCCACCTAGAGGGCGCGGAAGCCGGCGAGGAGGACCTGGAACAGCAGTTCCACTACCACCTGCGCGGGCTGCACACTGTGCTCTCCAAACTCACACGTAAAGccaacatcctcaccaacagaTACAAGCAGGAGATCGGCTTCAGCAATTGGGGCCACTGA